In Thermodesulfatator atlanticus DSM 21156, the sequence GAAACTTATTCTCTAGTTGATCAACTAAAAAGAGCAGCTTATTCTGTGCCAGCAAATATTGTTGAGGGGTGTTCTAAAAGGAGTAAAAAAGAGTTCGTAAGGTATTTATATATTTCCCGCGGCTCTTTAGAAGAATTAAGGTACTTTTTACTTCTTTCGAAGGATTTAGCATATATTTCTAAGGAGAAATATAACGATTTCGAAAAAAAATTGGCCGAAATAAGCTATCTTCTCAACCAATTAATCAAATCCCTAACCTCTACCACCTCTAGAACTTCTAGAACTTCTAAAACTTCTAAAACCTCTAAAACTTAAGAAACATGCTAACCGCCATCGCAGCGAAATTTAATATATATTCCCTTGCCAGGCATCCTGGCTTTAGGCGGTATTTTGCTAATACTTCTTGGCTTTTTGTAGAGAAGTTTTTACGGCTTGGGGTTGGTTTTTTTGTGGGGGTGTGGGTGGCACGGTATCTGGGTCCAGAGCGGTATGGTCTTCTTTCTTACGCACAGGCCTTTGCGGGGCTTTTTACTGCTATTGCCAGCCTCGGGCTTGATGGTATTCTTGTGCGGGAATTGGTGAAATATCCTGAAAGAATTGTATAAAAGAGGATTTATGGATGACGAGGAAATTTATAGTGAAAATAAAGGAGGAAATGCTATGAAAGAAATCATTCTAAAAATAGAAGATGATATTTATGACAGAGTCATATCTTTTCTTTCTCTATTGCCTGAGGATAAGGTTCAAATTTTAAGGAAAAGGGAAGAGGATTATAGAAAATATTATGGAATACTAAAAGTCGAAAATTCTGAAGAAGAGATTGACAAAGAGATAAGGAAGATGAGAGATGAATGGGAAGAAAGAATATCTTTTTGATACTGATATTTTGATATATTTTCTCGCTGGTAGATTACCTGAAGGTATCTTAGAAAGAATAGACGATATTTTAAAATATTCGTTCTGTATTTCTATTATAACAAAATTAGAAATATTGGGTTGGAAAGGTCACACAGAAGAAAGTTTTAGGGAAACCAAAAGTTTTCTTGAAGATGCTGTAGTTATAGGATTGGAAGATGAAATAGTGGATGAAGCGATAGATTTAAGAAGACGGAGAAAGATAAAACTCCCTGATGCCGTCATAGCATCTACTGCTATAGTGCATCAAAAGATACTAATAACTAACAATGAGAAAGATTTTAAGGATATTGTAAAAGTCTGGAATCCATTGAAAGAAATATGATTTTAACAGCCGGAATACGGAAAATTCAAAGGGCAAAGGGCGATGTGCGCGGAAGGTCGTATAGGTTGTAAAAGTTGTAAAGGTTATAGAGGTGGATAAGAGGTTTAGTGGTGGGTAGTTGGAAGGAATTGA encodes:
- a CDS encoding four helix bundle protein; protein product: ETYSLVDQLKRAAYSVPANIVEGCSKRSKKEFVRYLYISRGSLEELRYFLLLSKDLAYISKEKYNDFEKKLAEISYLLNQLIKSLTSTTSRTSRTSKTSKTSKT
- a CDS encoding type II toxin-antitoxin system VapC family toxin: MNGKKEYLFDTDILIYFLAGRLPEGILERIDDILKYSFCISIITKLEILGWKGHTEESFRETKSFLEDAVVIGLEDEIVDEAIDLRRRRKIKLPDAVIASTAIVHQKILITNNEKDFKDIVKVWNPLKEI